The DNA region AGTCTTAAAAAGTGCAAGTGAATATTAAAAGCGACAAGATAGTAAATGACTTACCATGGTTGGTTGAAAAAATCTGCTCGGCGCTCTTTCTCAGCACTTCGACCAGCTTCTCCAGACAAAAGCTTTAAATCTTTGCTCTGAGATTCTATCAATGCATTGATAAATTCGACAGGAGATTGACTGAACCCAAGGAAGAATGCCCTTCTCCTTCTGTGCTCATGGATTTTCCTGATAGCACCACATATTGCTTCATCACACTGATCAATTTCTTTGTTCTTCTCAGCATTGGCCAATAGAGCAGACAATTCCCTCTGTATTGGAAAAGGCACATCAACCAGTACATCATAACAAGCAGTGCCAACTAGGCTGTTCCCAGAAAGCTTAATCTTGTGCTCCAAATGTATAGGTTgtggaggagataaatgatgTGATATCTTCTGTGAAACCGTGGtgaatttcatcttttcttctcCAAATACTTTCTGTAGAGGTGCATCACAGTTAAAGAATGATGGATCATTTGCGTTCTGCAGTTTTCTAGCCTTCACATAATGCCAAATTGCAGCTATAATTCTTGGGCGTGCATCAACCTCAATACCAAGAAGCTCTGTCAATGCTGGAGAAAGCTTAAATTTCTCAGGCACATAATTCATTTCCAGCCGAATGTTTACCGTGAACTCTTTATCCCCTTTTCTCTTTACCTCAAAACCCTCATGAGGTGCAGGTGAACGAGCATTCTCCCAAAAAATGATATGGTTATCTGGATATAGTCTCTGGTCCAAGGAGATGGTTACTCTCTTGAAGAAGGATGAGAACTTTGGGTACAAGGGATTAGATTTTTGAACAATTCCAAGCTGGTCTGTATCTCCCCCATCTTCCAAGATTCTCCCAATTATCTTAAGCGTCCAGCTAGGGGGCTCGGCATTTGGCTTGTTTGGAATTGTTTTCATCTGATTAGCAAAAGTATTGAAAATATAGATCCGCAGAGTTTTCTGCACACAATGAGGGT from Mangifera indica cultivar Alphonso chromosome 8, CATAS_Mindica_2.1, whole genome shotgun sequence includes:
- the LOC123223851 gene encoding SWI/SNF complex component SNF12 homolog — translated: MSVNNNNNPQKSHGASSSPFGNAGLGSLSMSTNTGFTQSQAQAQLVGGFPNQFQLQAQALAASKIHAHTQAQVQAAQAQLQAQLQAQGISINQFQNSGIGNLGSSSPSNLTPGSTSLKRMPQKPPVRPPGVPLANMSFPLKTMDLTPAARKKKQKFTEKQLQDKVAAILPESALYTQLLEFEARVDSALARKKVDIQEALKNPHCVQKTLRIYIFNTFANQMKTIPNKPNAEPPSWTLKIIGRILEDGGDTDQLGIVQKSNPLYPKFSSFFKRVTISLDQRLYPDNHIIFWENARSPAPHEGFEVKRKGDKEFTVNIRLEMNYVPEKFKLSPALTELLGIEVDARPRIIAAIWHYVKARKLQNANDPSFFNCDAPLQKVFGEEKMKFTTVSQKISHHLSPPQPIHLEHKIKLSGNSLVGTACYDVLVDVPFPIQRELSALLANAEKNKEIDQCDEAICGAIRKIHEHRRRRAFFLGFSQSPVEFINALIESQSKDLKLLSGEAGRSAEKERRADFFNQPWVEDAVIRYLNRKPATGSDAPGST